Proteins from a genomic interval of Zingiber officinale cultivar Zhangliang chromosome 2A, Zo_v1.1, whole genome shotgun sequence:
- the LOC122042434 gene encoding homeobox-leucine zipper protein ROC5-like, which produces MSFGGLFDGGNGGGAHLVADMAYGTSARAITHPSVLSPPLHLSSMFSSPGLSLALQTNLTARGDQNSEPVAGGIGSGELDSARRNKEDENDSKSGSDNLDGGSGDDLELENPRKKKRYHRHTPKQIQELEALFKECPHPDEKQRMELSKRLCLEPRQVKFWFQNRRTQMKTQIERHENAILRQENDKLRAENLSIREAMRNPMCCNCGGPAVLGEISLEEQHLRVENVRLKDELDRVCALVGKFLGKPISNLSTLPPPSLPFIPNSSLELANGLASVPPLSTVMSPTRAIAGGGAAFSGVEKSQERYVFLELALAAVEELVKMAEMEEPLWVLCSNTGRETLNYDMYDQCFARCLGPRPPGFVSEASRETGVVVINSSALVETLMDASRWADMFPSVIARTTTADVISVGVGGTKNGVLQLMHAELQVLSPLVPVREVQFLRFCKQLTDGAWAIVDVSVDATKGDQLKCRRLPSGCVVQDTPNGYSKVTWVEHAEYDEVMIHPLYRPLLRSGLALGARRWLATLQRQCQSLAILMSSSIPADDSTAAIMPAGRRSMLKLAQRMTENFCAGVCASSAREWSKLGGGVNIGEDVRVMTRQSVADPGEPPGVVLSAATAVWLPVSPQRLFDFLRDEQQRSQWDILSNGGPMQEMAHIAKGQNAGNAVSLLRASAANANQSSMLILQETCTDASSSLVVYAPVDIPAMHLVMNGGDSAYVALLPSGFAILPDGGSGSGGLKPQDGSLLTVAFQILVNSQPTAKLTVESVETVNNLISCTVQKIKAALNCEA; this is translated from the exons ATGAGTTTCGGAGGTTTGTTCGACGGCGGCAACGGAGGTGGCGCTCATCTCGTTGCCGACATGGCGTATGGAACCTCCGCCAGGGCCATCACCCATCCGTCCGTTCTCTCGCCTCCGCTCCATCTGTCCTCCATGTTCAGCTCCCCTGGCCTCTCCCTTGCGCTG CAGACCAATCTCACTGCTCGTGGCGATCAGAACTCGGAACCTGTTGCCGGAGGTATAGGCTCCGGCGAGTTGGATTCGGCTCGCAGGAACAAGGAAGATGAGAACGACAGCAAGTCGGGGAGCGATAACTTGGACGGCGGATCTGGAGACGATTTGGAGCTAGAGAACCCTCGGAAGAAGAAACGGTACCACCGACACACCCCTAAGCAGATCCAAGAACTGGAAGC CCTCTTCAAGGAATGCCCTCACCCGGATGAGAAGCAAAGGATGGAGCTCAGCAAGCGGTTGTGCTTGGAACCCCGTCAGGTCAAGTTCTGGTTCCAGAACCGGCGAACGCAGATGAAG ACCCAAATCGAACGGCACGAGAATGCAATCCTCCGGCAGGAGAACGACAAGCTTCGAGCGGAGAACTTGTCGATCAGGGAGGCGATGAGGAACCCGATGTGCTGCAACTGCGGTGGTCCGGCAGTGCTCGGCGAGATCTCCCTCGAGGAGCAACATCTACGGGTGGAGAACGTTCGCCTCAAGGACGAGCTCGACCGGGTCTGTGCTCTCGTCGGGAAGTTCCTCGGCAAGCCTATCTCGAACCTCTCTACCTTGCCGCCGCCGTCTCTCCCCTTCATTCCAAACTCGTCTTTAGAGCTCGCAAACGGTCTTGCCTCCGTGCCGCCCCTGAGCACCGTTATGTCTCCAACAAGAGCTATCGCCGGTGGTGGAGCGGCTTTCAGCGGAGTGGAGAAATCGCAGGAGAGGTATGTTTTCCTGGAGCTTGCACTTGCCGCCGTCGAAGAACTGGTAAAGATGGCAGAGATGGAGGAGCCGCTGTGGGTGCTATGCTCGAACACCGGGAGGGAGACGCTAAACTACGACATGTACGATCAGTGCTTCGCGCGGTGCCTCGGGCCGAGGCCTCCCGGTTTCGTCTCCGAGGCCTCGAGGGAGACGGGCGTCGTCGTCATCAACAGCTCCGCCCTCGTTGAGACTCTCATGGACGCC AGTCGATGGGCAGATATGTTCCCTTCGGTGATCGCAAGAACGACCACTGCCGACGTGATCTCCGTCGGAGTTGGCGGGACTAAAAATGGCGTCCTCCAGCTT ATGCACGCAGAGCTGCAAGTGCTGTCTCCCTTGGTCCCTGTTCGCGAGGTCCAGTTCCTTCGCTTCTGCAAGCAGCTCACCGATGGCGCCTGGGCCATCGTCGATGTCTCGGTCGACGCGACCAAAGGCGACCAACTGAAGTGCCGCAGGCTCCCCTCTGGCTGCGTGGTGCAAGACACGCCCAATGGCTACTCCAAG GTCACGTGGGTGGAGCATGCCGAGTACGACGAGGTCATGATCCACCCGCTGTACCGCCCGCTGCTGCGTTCTGGCCTCGCTCTCGGCGCCCGCCGCTGGCTCGCCACCCTCCAGCGCCAGTGCCAGTCCCTCGCCATTCTCATGTCCTCCTCCATTCCCGCCGATGACAGCACAGCAG CGATCATGCCGGCGGGGAGGCGGAGCATGCTGAAGCTGGCGCAGAGGATGACGGAGAACTTCTGCGCGGGGGTGTGCGCGTCGTCTGCGCGCGAGTGGAGCAAGCTGGGCGGCGGGGTGAATATCGGCGAGGATGTGCGGGTGATGACGAGGCAGAGCGTGGCGGACCCCGGGGAGCCTCCGGGGGTGGTGCTGAGCGCCGCCACTGCAGTGTGGCTGCCGGTCTCGCCGCAGCGGCTATTTGACTTCCTCCGCGACGAGCAGCAGCGGAGCCAGTGGGACATCCTCTCCAACGGCGGGCCCATGCAGGAGATGGCTCACATAGCCAAGGGGCAGAACGCCGGCAACGCTGTCTCACTTCTCCGTGCCAGC GCGGCAAACGCAAACCAGAGCAGCATGCTGATCCTGCAGGAGACCTGCACTGACGCGTCCAGCTCGCTGGTGGTGTATGCGCCGGTGGACATTCCGGCGATGCACCTAGTCATGAACGGAGGCGACTCAGCCTACGTCGCCCTCCTCCCTTCCGGCTTCGCCATCCTCCCTGACGGCGGCAGCGGCAGCGGCGGCTTGAAGCCACAGGACGGCTCCCTGCTGACAGTGGCGTTCCAGATCCTGGTGAACAGCCAGCCGACGGCCAAGCTGACGGTGGAGTCAGTGGAAACGGTCAACAACCTCATTTCCTGCACCGTCCAGAAGATCAAGGCGGCTCTCAACTGCGAGGCCTAG